A window of Candidatus Firestonebacteria bacterium RIFOXYD2_FULL_39_29 contains these coding sequences:
- a CDS encoding sodium:solute symporter, translated as MEISLLMIITVVIYLLATAIFGYIGYKQTANSSDFLVAGRKQHPMIMALSYGATFISTSAIVGFGGAAASMGMGMLWLTFLNIFVGIFIAFVYFGKRTRKMGHSLDAHTFPELMGRRYESRFIQGASGLLIFIFMPLYAGAVMIGGAVFLQQVFGINYEVALLFFAAITAVYVVFGGMKGVMYTDAFQGAIMFIGMAILLVFTYVKLGGVITAHEKLTALAPMVPAGMAKAGHQGWTSMPKFASPMWMSLVTTLVMGVGLGVLAQPQLSVRFMTVKSNKELNRAVIIGGIFILMMTGVAFTVGALSNVYFVEKYKMISLDVTKTDPAVLKAMDEGTYIPPKEEQTAPAKTVPVTAVKAAEATAPAAAKPPERKAVPDNIIPIYIAKAMPEWFTALFMVTLLAAAMSTLSSQFHTMGTALSRDFYEKGLEIKSKNTLLLNKLGTSIGIIFAVVVAWLLPKALEGGSNIIAIGTSLFFGLCATAFIPMYIGALYSKTVTKTAAIASFLIGSLTSLFWMTFFHTKESAALKICKFIFNKDTLAANPVIATLDPIVVALPVSFIVIVVVSLMTKKTEEKHLKKCFEGIEKLAAKTAKGGK; from the coding sequence ATGGAAATCAGTTTATTAATGATCATTACTGTTGTTATATATCTTTTAGCAACAGCAATATTCGGATATATCGGATACAAACAAACGGCAAACTCCTCCGATTTCCTGGTCGCAGGGAGAAAGCAGCACCCTATGATAATGGCCCTTTCTTACGGTGCCACTTTCATCTCCACCTCAGCCATAGTCGGCTTTGGCGGAGCTGCAGCTTCAATGGGTATGGGTATGCTCTGGCTTACCTTCCTTAATATTTTCGTCGGAATCTTCATTGCCTTCGTTTATTTCGGAAAACGTACCAGAAAAATGGGGCACAGTCTGGATGCGCATACTTTTCCGGAGCTTATGGGCAGGCGATATGAATCACGCTTTATACAGGGCGCTTCCGGGCTTCTCATTTTCATTTTCATGCCTCTTTATGCAGGTGCAGTCATGATAGGAGGCGCAGTTTTTTTACAGCAAGTATTTGGCATCAATTATGAAGTTGCTCTTTTATTCTTCGCGGCGATAACTGCGGTTTATGTTGTCTTCGGCGGAATGAAAGGTGTAATGTACACCGACGCTTTCCAGGGCGCAATAATGTTCATAGGTATGGCGATTCTTCTGGTATTTACTTATGTAAAACTCGGAGGGGTCATAACAGCGCATGAAAAACTAACAGCGCTTGCACCAATGGTTCCGGCAGGTATGGCAAAAGCCGGACATCAAGGTTGGACGTCAATGCCTAAATTTGCTTCCCCGATGTGGATGTCCCTTGTTACCACACTTGTAATGGGTGTCGGTCTCGGAGTGCTCGCACAACCGCAGCTTTCGGTAAGATTTATGACGGTAAAATCCAATAAAGAACTCAACCGTGCGGTGATCATCGGCGGTATTTTTATTTTGATGATGACCGGAGTCGCTTTTACGGTTGGGGCGCTTTCAAACGTCTATTTTGTTGAAAAATACAAGATGATCTCTTTAGATGTGACCAAAACTGATCCTGCAGTACTTAAAGCAATGGACGAGGGCACTTATATTCCTCCAAAAGAGGAACAGACCGCTCCCGCAAAAACAGTTCCGGTAACGGCAGTAAAGGCAGCGGAAGCAACTGCACCTGCGGCGGCAAAACCTCCGGAGCGTAAAGCAGTGCCTGATAATATTATCCCGATCTATATCGCGAAAGCGATGCCTGAATGGTTCACCGCGCTTTTCATGGTAACCCTTCTAGCGGCGGCAATGTCCACACTTTCTTCCCAATTTCATACCATGGGAACAGCGCTTAGCCGCGACTTTTACGAGAAAGGTTTGGAGATAAAATCAAAGAACACCCTTCTTCTTAATAAATTAGGGACCAGCATCGGCATTATTTTTGCAGTCGTTGTTGCCTGGCTGCTTCCAAAAGCGCTTGAGGGCGGTTCAAACATAATAGCAATAGGAACATCCCTTTTCTTCGGGCTTTGTGCCACAGCATTCATCCCGATGTATATCGGTGCACTTTACTCAAAAACGGTAACGAAGACAGCAGCTATAGCCAGCTTCCTTATAGGCTCCTTAACAAGCTTGTTCTGGATGACCTTCTTTCATACCAAGGAATCAGCTGCGCTGAAAATCTGCAAATTTATATTCAATAAAGACACTCTTGCTGCAAACCCGGTTATAGCGACACTTGATCCCATAGTAGTGGCACTTCCGGTCTCCTTCATCGTGATAGTGGTTGTAAGTTTAATGACAAAGAAAACCGAAGAAAAGCACTTAAAAAAGTGCTTTGAAGGAATTGAGAAATTAGCGGCAAAGACCGCAAAAGGAGGCAAATAA
- a CDS encoding 3-deoxy-7-phosphoheptulonate synthase, with protein sequence MIIVLKPGTPDNELNHVIEKVEKAGLTPHVSKGIERTLIMVIGDDRVLAELPLETMPGVEKVMSVLQPFKLVSKEFQKEPTVIKVRDIEIGGKKLVVMAGPCSVESREALLDVAKKVKEAGATILRGGAFKPRTSPYAFQGMGEEGLKLLSEARDLTGLPIVTEVMDTRTVDLVSRYTDIIQIGARNMQNFELLKEVGECKVPVLLKRGLSSTIKEWLMSAEYIMSRGNYKVMLCERGIRTFEDATRNTLDLSAVAVCKHLSHLPVIVDPSHGTGKWRWAVPMSKAAIAAGCDGLMLEVHPNPEDAMSDGDQSLLPDKFKKLMAELKPIAKVIGREL encoded by the coding sequence ATGATCATAGTATTAAAGCCGGGAACACCTGATAACGAGCTGAATCACGTAATAGAAAAGGTGGAGAAGGCGGGGCTTACGCCTCATGTTTCAAAAGGGATTGAAAGAACTTTGATCATGGTTATAGGGGATGACCGTGTCCTTGCAGAGCTGCCTCTTGAAACAATGCCCGGTGTTGAAAAAGTTATGTCCGTCCTTCAACCTTTTAAACTTGTCAGTAAGGAGTTCCAGAAAGAACCGACGGTAATTAAGGTGAGGGATATTGAAATTGGCGGGAAAAAACTTGTGGTTATGGCGGGACCTTGCTCTGTAGAAAGCCGCGAAGCTTTGCTTGATGTGGCAAAAAAAGTTAAAGAGGCGGGTGCTACTATACTTAGAGGGGGCGCTTTCAAACCCCGGACTTCTCCTTATGCTTTTCAGGGCATGGGAGAGGAGGGATTAAAACTTCTTTCTGAAGCAAGGGACTTAACGGGGCTACCTATAGTTACTGAAGTTATGGATACACGTACCGTTGACCTTGTTTCCAGGTATACGGATATAATTCAGATAGGCGCGAGGAATATGCAGAACTTTGAACTTTTAAAGGAAGTCGGGGAATGTAAAGTTCCGGTTCTTTTAAAACGGGGGCTTTCTTCAACAATAAAAGAATGGCTTATGTCGGCTGAATATATAATGTCCCGAGGTAATTATAAAGTAATGCTTTGCGAGAGAGGTATCCGGACCTTTGAGGATGCGACAAGAAATACTCTCGATCTTTCTGCGGTGGCTGTATGCAAGCACCTGAGCCACCTTCCGGTAATAGTGGATCCTTCCCATGGCACAGGCAAATGGCGCTGGGCAGTGCCGATGTCAAAAGCTGCCATAGCCGCAGGTTGCGACGGACTTATGCTGGAAGTTCATCCGAATCCCGAAGATGCTATGTCAGACGGGGATCAGTCGCTTTTGCCGGATAAGTTCAAGAAGTTGATGGCTGAGCTTAAGCCTATTGCAAAGGTGATTGGGAGAGAACTCTAA
- a CDS encoding sodium:solute symporter produces the protein MGNSIINIAVIIAYFLALLLIGYAASRKIKSTSDFIVGGRELNFWVFVLLIISSCASGMSLLGSAGLGYKTGWPTIWEQMLVPLACALSIFLFGTKIYRVSQKKNFVTIQDYLSLRYNSTKSIRTLSSIIVIIVSTIYLSGQYTAISITMGWLFKMPHEYALLLGAVIVMLYVILGGLYAVAWTALFQGIIIIVGVLVVAPFIIGNAGGLTHINENLAKIDPNMLALAFPQAHPPVAPYAFATPLYLVSFAILLGLGLASAPHVVSNSLSAKKYKYFKWAPLAAFGIYLVVFYLIKISGYAARSMVYDKTLTLPNVANAADYSFIAAIQMAMPEFIWPVFAIIVLSAVLTTTDSLMLRIGSSFSWDIYKNFLKPDATDKQINNVNRIVIVVAALGTMIAAIKPPELLAWLIWTGIGIMLSTFVAPILFGLYWRRTTKEGAFWGMLSGLISALGFGYIAKFVTKFPVDFSILSFTVSVVVLIVVSLCTKPVPDSILDETETGFYINKRS, from the coding sequence ATGGGCAATTCAATTATTAACATAGCCGTCATAATTGCGTATTTCCTCGCTCTCTTACTTATAGGATATGCTGCCTCAAGAAAAATAAAATCCACCTCCGATTTTATAGTCGGCGGACGAGAACTCAATTTCTGGGTTTTCGTGCTTCTCATCATCTCCTCCTGCGCCTCCGGTATGTCGCTACTTGGTTCAGCTGGTCTTGGATATAAAACCGGCTGGCCAACCATCTGGGAACAGATGCTGGTACCGCTGGCTTGCGCACTCTCAATTTTCCTTTTCGGCACAAAGATTTACCGTGTAAGCCAGAAGAAGAATTTTGTTACAATCCAGGATTATCTCTCTTTAAGATACAACAGCACGAAGTCAATAAGAACTCTTTCTTCCATAATCGTCATAATAGTCTCAACAATATACCTTTCAGGTCAATACACGGCTATAAGTATAACTATGGGTTGGCTTTTTAAAATGCCCCACGAATACGCACTTCTTCTTGGCGCTGTTATTGTCATGCTTTACGTTATCCTGGGCGGCCTTTACGCCGTGGCCTGGACCGCTCTTTTTCAGGGAATTATAATAATCGTCGGAGTTTTAGTAGTAGCCCCGTTTATTATCGGAAATGCCGGCGGACTTACGCACATAAACGAAAATCTTGCAAAGATAGATCCAAATATGCTTGCGCTGGCTTTCCCGCAGGCTCACCCGCCTGTAGCGCCTTACGCTTTTGCCACTCCTTTATACCTGGTCTCTTTTGCAATCCTGCTCGGGCTTGGACTGGCTTCCGCGCCTCATGTCGTCAGCAACTCTCTTTCTGCAAAGAAATACAAATATTTTAAGTGGGCTCCTCTTGCCGCCTTTGGTATATATCTAGTTGTTTTTTATCTCATAAAGATCTCAGGCTATGCTGCCAGATCAATGGTTTATGATAAAACTTTGACCCTGCCGAATGTTGCCAATGCCGCTGACTACTCTTTTATAGCCGCAATCCAGATGGCAATGCCGGAATTTATCTGGCCCGTCTTCGCCATCATTGTTCTTTCAGCCGTGCTTACCACTACCGACAGTCTGATGCTCAGGATCGGGTCTTCTTTCAGCTGGGATATTTATAAGAATTTCTTAAAACCTGACGCAACAGACAAGCAGATAAACAATGTTAACAGGATAGTTATTGTAGTAGCGGCCCTCGGAACTATGATAGCGGCTATAAAGCCGCCGGAGCTTCTAGCCTGGCTGATTTGGACAGGTATAGGAATAATGCTCTCCACATTTGTTGCTCCCATTCTTTTCGGTCTTTACTGGAGACGCACGACTAAAGAAGGCGCTTTCTGGGGCATGCTCTCCGGCCTCATATCCGCTCTCGGATTCGGTTACATTGCTAAATTTGTAACTAAATTCCCGGTGGATTTTTCAATACTAAGTTTTACCGTCTCCGTGGTAGTTCTGATTGTTGTCAGTCTATGTACAAAACCGGTACCGGACAGCATACTTGATGAGACAGAAACAGGTTTTTATATTAATAAGAGATCCTGA
- a CDS encoding histidinol-phosphate transaminase yields MKKLQRDAIDKLSPYIPGKPVAEVQRELGISDVIKMASNENPLGASPKAVAAVKKAAEQVYFYPEGSCFELRKAVAEHLQIPADNLIFGNGSDELLLLISQVFLNPGDEVLQGDPKLTFVEYKAVTTIADAKPVIVEMKDFGYDLKTMAEKFTNKTKIVFITNPNNPTGTMITKDELDEFFKKVPEDVIVVLDEAYYEYVGRADYPESVEYVKEGKNVIILRTFSKIYGLAGLRLGYGIARKELIELLGKARQPFNVNLLAQSAGIAALKDIKFVEESKHVNNEGKIWIGDALEAMGITFVRSEANFILFDVKVDAKPVTEALMKEGIIVRCIGTGTTIRVTIGTMEQNRRFIGALKKVLKNN; encoded by the coding sequence ATGAAAAAGCTTCAGCGGGATGCTATAGATAAATTATCTCCATATATACCGGGGAAACCGGTAGCGGAAGTACAGCGGGAGCTGGGGATCTCTGATGTTATAAAAATGGCTTCGAATGAAAATCCTCTCGGGGCATCGCCAAAAGCGGTTGCTGCGGTTAAAAAGGCCGCTGAGCAGGTGTATTTTTATCCGGAGGGGAGTTGTTTTGAACTTAGAAAAGCGGTGGCTGAGCATTTACAAATACCGGCCGATAATCTTATTTTCGGTAATGGTTCGGATGAATTATTATTGTTAATTTCCCAGGTCTTTTTAAATCCCGGAGATGAAGTATTGCAGGGGGATCCCAAACTGACCTTCGTGGAGTACAAGGCGGTTACTACGATTGCGGATGCTAAACCAGTAATTGTTGAAATGAAGGATTTCGGGTATGACCTGAAAACCATGGCGGAAAAATTTACCAATAAGACAAAAATAGTATTTATAACCAATCCTAATAATCCGACCGGAACTATGATCACCAAAGATGAGCTTGATGAGTTTTTCAAAAAAGTTCCTGAGGATGTAATAGTAGTGCTGGATGAAGCTTACTACGAATATGTGGGCCGGGCCGACTATCCGGAATCCGTTGAATATGTCAAAGAGGGAAAAAATGTAATTATTCTCCGTACTTTCTCCAAGATCTACGGGTTGGCCGGGCTGCGACTGGGTTACGGCATTGCCAGGAAAGAACTTATTGAACTGCTTGGAAAAGCCAGACAGCCTTTTAATGTTAACTTGCTTGCGCAAAGCGCGGGAATAGCAGCTCTCAAAGATATTAAGTTTGTCGAAGAGAGCAAACATGTGAATAATGAAGGTAAGATATGGATCGGAGATGCGCTTGAAGCTATGGGTATTACTTTTGTCAGGTCAGAAGCAAATTTTATTCTTTTTGATGTTAAGGTTGACGCCAAACCGGTGACAGAGGCTCTTATGAAAGAGGGAATAATTGTTAGATGTATTGGTACCGGAACAACTATACGCGTGACGATCGGAACGATGGAACAGAATCGTCGGTTTATCGGTGCATTGAAGAAAGTGTTAAAAAATAATTGA